From a single bacterium genomic region:
- a CDS encoding TonB-dependent receptor: MTIFLNLILLASSFFLPPGKPNPPSKQFLPDSNAVEEIPDSIASYIPDSAKQDSNLTQYLPGIKSTQPDSDEIVEIKEISKRKTNIYTAAKTEEPVKYTGKCYSIITREEIERDGSPTVFDVLRNYMGVFVAQEGPFGGFTDVHMRGIEGNHTLVLIDGVKVNNPASTDRGFDWGTLSTAAVEKIEIVRGPQSSIYGNDASGGVINIITKKGRKGFRINAKGYGGAYNTLEERAGISGGTGKFDYAVSLFNINSGGLSKSLSLTDSLPADEVDGYKNKGVYTKVNTYPLNNLSINLTMGMRNSQIEVDAGQFADSSNLVSLSNFKYGVLSLNHKLSNLYSYKISSEVTNTRGNESIDKSRTNMNENYYEGEYVKTEIQNSFNFKKSFHVITGIEYAKETGENCNCTRDTAHSISNRAIYAEVEPSYKNLFLNLSGRIDDYQRFETQSAWLFSMAFLVKNTKFKGNYGYGFKTPTFYQLFNPVSGNPGLTPEQNRGYDVGAEHRFKDGRAEITYFNQHVVQSIDIVNDKYKNRTVSNAWCTDGIEFYFLLMLFDDLSMDINFTGVDKIDWPEAYLLIPSLNYRWGINYRWFNVKFCCIGKRQDKDAFGLVDIKSCRKIDVSYSFPSDVSKKGLKLQVRIENLINEQYMESWGYSVPGRGIYFGLSY, from the coding sequence ATGACAATATTTCTTAACTTAATTCTTCTGGCTTCTTCTTTTTTCCTTCCGCCGGGCAAACCCAATCCCCCTTCAAAACAATTTCTGCCCGACAGCAATGCGGTGGAAGAAATTCCCGATAGCATCGCATCTTACATACCGGATAGCGCCAAACAGGATAGTAATTTAACCCAATATTTGCCAGGCATCAAATCCACGCAACCGGACTCCGACGAAATAGTCGAAATAAAAGAAATATCTAAAAGAAAAACCAACATTTATACTGCCGCAAAAACCGAAGAGCCCGTTAAATATACCGGTAAATGTTATAGCATCATTACGCGGGAAGAAATAGAAAGAGACGGTTCTCCTACGGTATTTGACGTTCTGCGAAACTATATGGGAGTTTTTGTAGCGCAGGAAGGTCCGTTCGGTGGTTTTACGGACGTCCATATGAGAGGTATTGAAGGTAATCACACACTTGTTCTTATTGATGGAGTAAAAGTAAATAACCCCGCATCCACTGATAGAGGCTTTGACTGGGGAACTCTATCTACGGCAGCCGTAGAAAAAATAGAAATAGTCCGCGGTCCCCAGAGTTCAATATACGGAAACGATGCAAGCGGTGGTGTAATAAATATCATTACAAAAAAAGGCAGGAAGGGATTCAGAATTAACGCTAAAGGATATGGCGGCGCATATAATACTTTGGAAGAAAGAGCGGGAATAAGTGGAGGTACGGGTAAATTTGATTATGCGGTTTCTTTGTTTAATATTAACTCGGGAGGATTATCTAAATCCCTTTCGTTAACGGACAGCTTGCCCGCAGACGAAGTTGACGGTTACAAAAATAAAGGCGTTTATACGAAAGTAAACACTTACCCGCTTAATAACTTATCCATTAATCTGACAATGGGAATGCGAAATTCTCAAATAGAAGTTGATGCGGGACAGTTTGCCGACAGCTCTAATCTTGTCTCTTTATCGAACTTTAAATACGGTGTATTATCGCTTAACCATAAATTATCAAATTTATATAGCTATAAGATAAGTTCGGAAGTAACAAATACCCGGGGAAACGAAAGTATTGACAAATCAAGAACAAATATGAACGAGAATTATTATGAAGGCGAATATGTAAAAACGGAAATTCAAAACAGTTTTAATTTTAAGAAATCTTTCCACGTAATAACGGGTATCGAATATGCTAAAGAAACCGGGGAGAACTGTAACTGTACCAGGGATACCGCTCATTCCATATCTAATCGCGCCATTTATGCGGAAGTCGAACCGAGTTACAAAAACCTGTTCCTTAACCTTAGCGGGAGAATTGACGATTACCAGAGATTTGAAACACAGAGCGCCTGGTTGTTTTCTATGGCATTCCTGGTAAAGAATACAAAATTTAAGGGGAATTACGGATACGGATTCAAAACTCCTACTTTTTATCAGTTGTTTAACCCGGTGTCTGGAAATCCCGGACTCACCCCGGAACAAAATAGAGGGTATGATGTAGGTGCAGAGCACAGATTCAAAGATGGAAGGGCGGAAATTACATATTTCAACCAACACGTCGTTCAATCCATTGATATTGTAAACGATAAGTATAAAAATAGAACCGTAAGTAATGCCTGGTGCACGGACGGAATAGAGTTCTACTTTTTACTTATGCTTTTTGATGATTTAAGTATGGATATAAATTTTACCGGCGTGGATAAAATTGATTGGCCGGAAGCGTATCTCCTCATTCCATCCCTTAACTACAGGTGGGGAATAAATTACCGCTGGTTCAACGTAAAGTTTTGTTGCATAGGAAAAAGACAGGATAA